In one Sphingomonas sanguinis genomic region, the following are encoded:
- a CDS encoding gamma carbonic anhydrase family protein, which produces MSLYALEERQPIMHDTAWIAPSADVIGEVVLGEQVSVWFGAVIRADNGAVQIGARTNIQDGAVLHSDPGSPLTIGADCTVGHRAILHGCTVGEGCLIGMGATVLNDAVIGDGSLVGAGALVTEGKVFPPGSLIVGVPARAVRALEPDQIERLRASAAGYAERGRRYAAGLTRLDGENVDAPTRPA; this is translated from the coding sequence ATGTCGCTTTACGCGCTGGAGGAACGCCAGCCGATCATGCACGACACCGCCTGGATCGCCCCCTCGGCCGATGTCATCGGCGAGGTCGTATTGGGCGAACAGGTCAGTGTGTGGTTCGGCGCGGTGATCCGGGCCGATAACGGAGCGGTGCAAATCGGTGCGCGGACGAATATTCAGGACGGGGCGGTCCTTCATTCCGATCCCGGCAGCCCCTTGACCATCGGTGCGGACTGTACCGTCGGGCACCGCGCGATCCTGCACGGTTGTACGGTGGGCGAGGGGTGCCTGATCGGCATGGGTGCGACTGTACTCAACGATGCGGTGATAGGAGACGGATCGCTGGTCGGCGCGGGCGCGCTGGTCACGGAGGGGAAGGTATTCCCGCCCGGCAGCCTGATCGTCGGCGTGCCCGCCCGCGCCGTCCGCGCGCTGGAGCCGGACCAGATCGAACGGCTGCGCGCCTCCGCCGCTGGCTATGCCGAGCGCGGACGGCGCTACGCCGCAGGGCTGACGCGGCTGGACGGCGAAAACGTTGACGCACCGACGCGACCTGCCTAG
- a CDS encoding response regulator, giving the protein MTPPTILIVEDDPALRTLTARALQENGFAVKLANAAPEMWQALEVGQIDLILLDIMLPGTSGIDLCRQVRQKSAVPIIFISAKGSEVDRVVGLELGADDYLAKPFGTRELVARIRAVLRRGGLENTPGEREAGILGFDGWTANLPRRELMSPSGAQVELTGAEFDLLVAFLDNAQRVIARERLIELSRARIGDSSDRSIDVLVSRLRRKLSGAGGAAPIVTVRGVGYMLNVPVERR; this is encoded by the coding sequence GTGACCCCGCCCACCATCCTGATCGTCGAGGACGATCCCGCTCTCCGTACCCTGACAGCGCGCGCGCTCCAGGAGAATGGTTTCGCCGTGAAGCTGGCCAATGCCGCCCCCGAAATGTGGCAGGCGCTGGAGGTGGGGCAGATCGACCTGATCCTGCTCGACATCATGCTGCCGGGCACCAGCGGCATCGACCTGTGCCGTCAGGTCCGCCAGAAGAGCGCCGTACCGATCATTTTCATCAGCGCCAAGGGCAGCGAGGTCGACCGCGTCGTCGGGCTGGAGCTGGGCGCGGACGATTATCTCGCCAAGCCGTTTGGCACCCGCGAGCTGGTCGCGCGCATCCGCGCCGTCCTGCGTCGTGGTGGGCTGGAGAATACGCCGGGCGAGCGCGAGGCCGGGATTTTGGGCTTCGACGGCTGGACCGCCAACCTCCCCCGTCGGGAATTGATGTCGCCGTCGGGGGCGCAGGTTGAGTTGACCGGGGCCGAGTTCGACCTGCTCGTCGCCTTTCTCGACAATGCCCAGCGGGTCATAGCCCGCGAGCGGCTGATCGAGCTGTCGCGGGCGCGGATCGGGGACAGCTCGGACCGAAGCATCGACGTGCTGGTCAGCCGCCTCCGCCGCAAGCTGTCGGGCGCGGGTGGGGCCGCGCCGATCGTGACGGTACGCGGCGTCGGCTATATGTTGAACGTGCCGGTGGAACGGCGGTGA
- a CDS encoding ATP-binding protein has translation MIRPSVGLLGRIVAILLLAVTIEFAISTYLYERASHVSVRDDEARRLAEHLIVARRVLNERPAIERPEVAEELTTDRYIVSWSPFAPPRPTIAPAMDSMQRQIVDWEPSLAATDIHLRLTSPGRTSVVSGDLRLDDGSLLSFRMREGVRTLDLALGRVLLALIPAIALMLLSGAMIGRILHPLRTLARAADKLGRGPGGQGATLIVPERGPGEVRHVTRAFNRMQARIGRLIDERTRALAAVGHDLRTPLARLRLRADAIRDEEVREAIGTDIEEMEAMVSSLMAFLGGEGDVEQPELTDLAILCANLADDAADHGRDVRYVGPDHFDCRLRRFGMKRALTNLVENALHYGEHAIITLRADPGDDVRIRVEDDGPGIPDESLELVLEPFVRLDTARRRDTVGFGLGLSIVARVVAAEGGELTLANRPKGGLCAEIRLPHCRT, from the coding sequence GTGATCCGCCCCTCGGTCGGCCTGCTCGGCCGGATCGTCGCGATCCTGCTGCTGGCGGTCACGATCGAGTTCGCGATTTCCACCTATCTCTACGAGCGCGCCAGCCATGTCTCGGTGCGTGACGACGAAGCGCGGCGGCTGGCAGAGCATCTGATCGTCGCGCGCCGGGTGCTCAACGAACGCCCGGCGATCGAGCGGCCCGAGGTGGCCGAGGAGCTGACCACCGACCGCTATATCGTCAGCTGGTCGCCCTTCGCACCGCCCCGCCCGACGATCGCCCCCGCGATGGACAGTATGCAGCGCCAGATCGTCGACTGGGAGCCATCGCTGGCGGCGACCGACATCCATCTGCGGCTGACCTCTCCGGGGCGGACCTCGGTCGTGTCGGGCGATTTGCGGCTGGACGACGGATCGCTGCTGAGCTTCCGGATGCGCGAGGGCGTTCGTACGCTGGATCTGGCGCTCGGGCGGGTGTTGCTGGCGCTGATTCCTGCCATCGCGCTGATGCTGCTCAGCGGCGCCATGATCGGGCGTATCCTGCATCCGCTCAGGACGCTGGCGCGGGCGGCGGACAAGCTGGGCCGGGGGCCGGGCGGGCAGGGGGCGACGCTGATCGTTCCCGAGCGGGGGCCGGGCGAAGTGCGCCATGTCACCCGCGCCTTCAACCGGATGCAGGCGCGGATCGGGCGGCTGATCGACGAACGCACCCGTGCATTGGCGGCGGTCGGCCATGATCTGCGGACCCCGCTCGCCCGCCTGCGCCTGCGGGCCGATGCGATCCGCGACGAGGAGGTGCGCGAGGCGATCGGAACGGATATCGAGGAGATGGAAGCGATGGTCTCCTCGCTCATGGCCTTTCTGGGCGGGGAGGGCGACGTGGAGCAGCCCGAGCTGACCGATCTGGCGATCCTTTGTGCAAATCTGGCCGACGATGCCGCCGACCATGGCCGCGATGTCCGCTATGTCGGGCCGGATCATTTCGACTGTCGCCTGCGCCGGTTCGGCATGAAGCGCGCGCTGACCAATCTGGTCGAGAATGCGCTGCATTACGGCGAACATGCGATCATCACCCTTCGCGCCGATCCGGGCGACGATGTACGTATCCGGGTCGAGGATGACGGCCCCGGCATTCCCGACGAATCGCTCGAACTGGTACTGGAGCCGTTCGTCCGGCTGGACACCGCGCGGCGCCGGGACACGGTGGGGTTCGGCCTGGGCCTGTCGATCGTCGCACGCGTCGTCGCGGCGGAGGGCGGCGAGTTGACCCTTGCCAATCGGCCTAAAGGCGGACTGTGCGCGGAAATTCGTCTTCCCCATTGTCGGACATGA
- a CDS encoding PAS domain-containing protein, which yields MMTPLSRMLSLPPQLERYVAEAVDAGDFPDEQTLLLAAIERMRTDGPVSDVDTWLIGGGECGQLVRDIDWSASPLGSIGGWPSVLRTTVANIVHSPIAKVLMWGPAHVMIYNDAYRSIAGPRHPEAFGGLVPDVWPEIWDWNRDILNRGFGGEDIAYRDQALIVTRAGIEEEVVFDLYYTPVYLECGKVGGVMCTVVENTGRVAAERRLAESEAELRIITDSLPVLVAFVDREERYRFANDYYREFLGTDPEGMLGQRLSDVLTAEDYAERRPLIERALAGEAIVADVHLHHRDGSRRRAETRYIPRRNDDDKVIGFHILVFDVDERTRHSEAIERSNRRFRAAMDAVHGVLWTNSADGRMVGEQPGWSAITGQTPEQYQGFGWSNAVHPDDAAASVVAWNEAVAAKGMFVHEHRVRRHDGEWRTYAIRALPIIAADGELIEWVGVHTDITDQRAAEQALRDQATLLARQVHHRERAEAQLRQLNETLETRVIEEIAERRQAEMKLAQAQKMETIGKLTGGVAHDFNNLLQVVSGNLQLLGKDVAGNQRAEQRVVNAMAGVSRGSKLASQLLAFGRRQALEPKVVNVTRFVQGMDDMLRRAIGEGVEIETIVGGGLWNTFIDPAQIENALLNLAINARDAMDGQGKLTIELSNAHLDDDYARTHDEVTPGQYVMLAVSDTGSGMSDDIIHKVFEPFFSTKSEGKGSGLGLSMVYGFVKQSGGHVKIYSEVGHGTTIKLYLPRAMEAEDVEVAVDTGPITGGTETVLVVEDDAEVRATVVELLSDLGYRVLKAVDAQSALSVVESGIPIDILFTDVVMPGTLKSPELARKARERLPDIAVLFTSGYTENSIVHGGRLDKGVELLSKPYTREALARKFRHVLANQRQRHMPKGETPSRDVAAKAEPTTQPLHDGRTILLVEDDDLIRTNTAETLQDAGFVVVHAVTAEEAMTALQTAQIDVLVTDLNLPGESGVELAGRARQLRPNLSIVFATGDGGMAAEAANMDAALLTKPYSASQLIGAIRGRLEIVEQATRR from the coding sequence ATGATGACTCCCCTGTCGCGAATGCTGTCGCTCCCGCCGCAGCTCGAACGATATGTTGCCGAAGCCGTGGATGCGGGCGACTTTCCCGACGAACAGACGCTGCTGCTCGCCGCGATCGAGCGGATGCGGACCGATGGGCCGGTGTCGGATGTCGACACCTGGCTGATTGGCGGGGGCGAGTGTGGCCAGCTGGTGCGGGACATTGACTGGTCGGCAAGCCCGCTGGGTTCCATCGGTGGCTGGCCGAGCGTGTTGCGCACGACCGTCGCCAACATCGTCCATTCGCCGATCGCGAAGGTGCTGATGTGGGGTCCGGCTCATGTCATGATCTATAACGATGCCTATCGCAGCATCGCCGGGCCGCGCCACCCGGAGGCGTTCGGCGGGCTGGTTCCGGACGTCTGGCCCGAAATCTGGGATTGGAACCGCGACATCCTGAACCGTGGCTTCGGCGGAGAGGACATCGCCTATCGCGACCAGGCGCTGATCGTCACGCGCGCGGGTATCGAGGAGGAGGTCGTGTTCGACCTCTATTATACCCCCGTCTATCTCGAATGCGGCAAGGTCGGCGGCGTGATGTGCACCGTCGTGGAGAATACCGGCCGCGTGGCAGCCGAACGACGGTTGGCGGAGAGCGAGGCGGAACTGCGGATCATCACGGACTCGCTGCCCGTGCTCGTTGCCTTTGTCGATCGCGAAGAACGCTATCGCTTCGCCAATGATTATTACCGCGAATTTCTGGGCACCGATCCCGAGGGGATGCTGGGCCAGCGGCTCAGCGATGTGTTGACGGCAGAGGATTATGCCGAGCGTCGTCCGCTGATCGAGCGTGCACTGGCCGGGGAAGCCATCGTCGCTGACGTGCACCTGCATCATCGCGATGGCAGCAGACGTCGGGCCGAGACCCGTTACATCCCGCGCCGTAACGATGATGACAAGGTGATCGGATTCCATATCCTGGTCTTCGACGTCGACGAACGGACCCGTCATTCCGAAGCAATCGAGCGCAGCAACCGGCGTTTCCGTGCCGCGATGGATGCGGTCCACGGTGTGCTCTGGACCAACAGCGCCGATGGCCGGATGGTCGGCGAACAGCCCGGCTGGTCGGCGATCACCGGCCAGACGCCCGAGCAGTATCAGGGCTTCGGCTGGTCGAATGCGGTCCATCCCGACGATGCCGCCGCATCGGTCGTGGCGTGGAACGAAGCGGTCGCCGCCAAGGGGATGTTCGTCCACGAACACCGCGTTCGTCGCCATGACGGCGAGTGGAGGACCTATGCGATCCGTGCCCTGCCGATCATCGCCGCCGATGGCGAGCTGATCGAGTGGGTCGGCGTCCATACCGACATCACAGACCAGCGCGCGGCCGAACAGGCGCTGCGCGATCAGGCCACGCTGCTTGCCCGTCAGGTCCATCATCGCGAACGGGCCGAAGCGCAGCTTCGCCAGCTGAACGAGACGCTGGAAACCCGCGTCATCGAGGAGATCGCAGAGCGGCGTCAGGCCGAGATGAAGCTCGCTCAGGCGCAGAAAATGGAGACGATCGGCAAGCTGACCGGCGGCGTCGCGCACGACTTCAACAATCTGTTGCAGGTCGTGTCGGGCAATCTGCAACTGCTGGGTAAGGACGTGGCGGGCAACCAACGCGCCGAACAGCGTGTCGTCAATGCGATGGCGGGCGTGTCGCGTGGCTCGAAGCTCGCCTCTCAGCTTCTTGCTTTCGGGCGGCGGCAGGCGCTGGAGCCTAAGGTCGTCAACGTCACCCGCTTCGTGCAGGGCATGGACGACATGCTGCGCCGTGCGATCGGCGAAGGCGTCGAGATCGAGACGATCGTCGGCGGCGGCCTCTGGAACACCTTTATCGACCCGGCGCAGATCGAGAATGCGCTGCTGAACCTGGCGATCAACGCGCGCGACGCGATGGATGGCCAGGGCAAGCTGACCATCGAGCTCAGCAACGCGCATCTCGACGACGATTACGCCCGCACCCATGACGAGGTGACGCCGGGCCAGTATGTCATGCTGGCCGTGTCCGACACCGGCAGCGGCATGTCGGACGACATCATCCACAAGGTCTTCGAGCCGTTCTTCTCGACCAAGAGCGAGGGTAAGGGATCGGGTCTGGGTCTGTCGATGGTCTATGGCTTCGTCAAACAGTCCGGCGGCCATGTGAAGATCTATTCCGAGGTTGGCCACGGCACCACGATCAAGCTCTATCTGCCCCGCGCGATGGAAGCCGAGGATGTCGAGGTAGCCGTCGATACCGGCCCGATCACCGGCGGTACCGAAACCGTGCTGGTCGTCGAGGACGATGCCGAGGTCCGCGCCACCGTGGTCGAGCTGCTGTCCGACCTGGGCTACCGCGTCCTGAAGGCGGTCGATGCGCAAAGCGCGCTGAGTGTCGTCGAAAGCGGCATCCCGATCGACATCCTGTTCACCGACGTGGTGATGCCCGGCACGCTGAAGAGCCCGGAACTGGCCCGCAAGGCCCGCGAACGGCTGCCCGACATCGCAGTCCTCTTCACCTCGGGCTATACCGAGAATTCGATCGTCCATGGCGGGCGGCTGGACAAGGGCGTCGAGCTATTGTCGAAGCCCTATACGCGGGAGGCGCTGGCCCGGAAGTTCCGGCACGTGCTTGCCAACCAGCGCCAGCGTCATATGCCCAAGGGGGAAACGCCATCGCGGGATGTGGCCGCCAAGGCCGAACCCACGACGCAGCCGCTGCACGATGGACGCACCATCCTGCTGGTCGAGGATGACGACCTGATCCGCACGAACACGGCGGAAACGCTTCAGGATGCGGGGTTCGTAGTGGTTCATGCCGTCACGGCCGAAGAGGCGATGACCGCGCTTCAGACGGCGCAGATCGACGTGCTGGTGACGGACCTCAACCTGCCGGGTGAGTCGGGTGTCGAGCTGGCCGGGCGCGCGCGGCAGTTGCGGCCGAACCTGTCGATCGTCTTTGCGACCGGTGATGGCGGCATGGCGGCCGAGGCAGCGAACATGGATGCGGCGCTGCTGACCAAGCCCTATTCGGCGAGCCAGCTTATCGGGGCGATCCGTGGTCGGTTGGAAATCGTAGAGCAGGCGACCCGGCGCTGA
- a CDS encoding retropepsin-like aspartic protease family protein, which produces MFADLGVPLPLLAVVLAVVLAGIIARRVPILRVAISLLSWLLLAGLLFVLLQQRQQFDPYIQRAMQILNLQDQSVVGDTVRIRMAPDGHFWARVTVNGVNRRMLVDSGATLTALSSATAQAAGLKPSMPAFPVVLNTANGMIRAETARVDSLRIGTIRADKVPVVVSPAFGETDVLGMNFLSRLKSWRVEGSTLILEPHHPQPLTERS; this is translated from the coding sequence ATGTTTGCCGATCTGGGCGTCCCCCTACCCCTGCTGGCCGTCGTCCTTGCCGTCGTGCTGGCGGGCATCATCGCTCGCCGCGTGCCGATCTTGCGGGTGGCGATCAGCCTGTTGTCCTGGCTCTTGCTGGCCGGCTTGTTGTTCGTCCTGCTACAGCAACGCCAGCAATTCGATCCCTATATTCAGCGCGCGATGCAGATCCTGAATTTGCAGGATCAGAGCGTCGTCGGCGACACGGTGCGTATCCGCATGGCGCCGGACGGCCATTTCTGGGCGCGTGTTACGGTTAACGGCGTCAACCGGCGGATGCTGGTCGACAGTGGCGCAACGCTGACCGCCCTGTCCAGCGCAACGGCACAGGCGGCTGGCCTGAAGCCCAGCATGCCCGCCTTCCCGGTCGTGCTCAACACCGCCAACGGGATGATCCGGGCGGAAACGGCGCGCGTCGACTCGCTGCGCATCGGCACCATTCGTGCGGACAAGGTGCCGGTGGTCGTATCGCCCGCATTCGGCGAAACGGATGTGCTGGGCATGAACTTCCTGTCGCGCCTGAAAAGCTGGCGGGTCGAGGGCTCGACCCTGATCCTGGAGCCGCACCACCCCCAGCCATTAACCGAGCGGTCATGA
- a CDS encoding DNA-3-methyladenine glycosylase: MNPLPQDFYQHDVDAVARALIGMILTVDGVGGVIVETEAYDAADPASHSFAGRTARNAAMFGPVGHAYVYRIYGLHHCLNIVCGTPGSAVLIRALEPRHGIDVMRERRGSAHSLKQLCSGPGKLCSALGIDLGLNGAPLAGPPFAVTGAVSDVPIVIGPRIGITQAAERPRRFGWKNSPWLSRPFAT, from the coding sequence ATGAACCCGCTCCCGCAAGACTTTTACCAGCACGATGTCGATGCGGTGGCGCGCGCGCTGATCGGCATGATCCTTACGGTCGATGGCGTAGGCGGGGTGATCGTCGAGACCGAAGCCTATGACGCGGCCGACCCCGCCTCGCATAGTTTTGCGGGGCGGACCGCACGGAACGCCGCGATGTTCGGGCCGGTCGGCCATGCCTATGTCTACCGCATCTACGGCTTGCATCATTGCCTGAACATCGTGTGCGGAACGCCGGGAAGCGCAGTCCTGATCCGCGCCCTGGAGCCACGGCACGGCATCGACGTCATGCGCGAGCGTCGCGGTTCGGCGCATTCGCTGAAGCAACTCTGTTCGGGGCCGGGCAAGCTGTGCAGCGCGCTCGGCATCGATCTCGGGTTGAACGGCGCCCCGCTTGCCGGGCCGCCCTTCGCCGTTACGGGCGCAGTGTCTGACGTTCCGATCGTGATCGGGCCGCGGATCGGCATCACGCAAGCGGCCGAACGGCCGCGCCGGTTCGGCTGGAAGAATTCGCCGTGGCTCAGTCGCCCGTTTGCCACCTGA
- the treY gene encoding malto-oligosyltrehalose synthase, with protein MTPRATYRFQFHKDFPFARAEALLPYLDTLGISHVYASPITTAAAGSMHGYDVIDPTRINPELGGEDAFRSLAEAAKARGMGVIIDIVPNHMGVSGGGNRWWNDVLAHGEASRFARFFDIDWSRKLVLPILGDPLLKVLADGQIAVERRDGRAEIVAYGEHRLPIRDEDQDGAETQDLAALLDRQHYRLASWRVSNDELNWRRFFTINDLAGLRVEDDLVFEETHALYFRLYTEGLIDGVRIDHVDGLTDPIGYCRKLRARFDAIVREDGNRAYIVVEKILAAEEPMGENWGVDGTSGYDFMEEVSALLHAPEGTRPLAELWAQLSGRSDQFAPEELQARQDLLAWQFAGQMDQCVAAFASLTTSASQLEGAITAAMLRRAIERLLWVFPVYRTYGPDAPSFDAAIRQMARERVEPLLPPGEAFVVDQILEWLAGTGPGDRTRLKEAVRRFQQLSAPIAAKAVEDTAFYRHAALLSRNDVGFDAGKLSLSIAAFHDRMEGRAQRFPLAMLTTATHDHKRGEDFRARLAVLSAMPEDWRHQVEAWRTQTLDLAEGVDPADWYMLIQTLVGAWPEPGDLGDFAERITAWQEKALREAKLRSSWEAPDADYEGRCNRLAEILIDDEQGAAFREGMAALLHRIGPAAEANSLVQVALRYTVPGVPDCYQGTEFADLSLVDPDNRRPVDYAAREKALARGDAPKQTLIADLLDLRRRRPDLFTHGTYHPLAVTGHGRDRVIAFERRHGDAVLTCVFGLRLEPLMDERGRIDWRDTAIIRDGGAARLADQLATKPVWYELRAEGE; from the coding sequence ATGACGCCGCGCGCCACCTATCGCTTCCAGTTCCACAAAGACTTTCCCTTCGCCCGTGCCGAGGCGTTGCTGCCCTATCTCGACACGCTGGGGATCAGCCATGTCTATGCCTCGCCGATCACCACGGCAGCGGCGGGGTCGATGCACGGCTATGACGTGATCGACCCGACCCGGATCAATCCGGAGCTCGGTGGTGAAGACGCGTTCCGGTCGCTGGCCGAGGCTGCCAAGGCGCGGGGCATGGGTGTCATCATCGACATCGTGCCCAACCATATGGGCGTGTCCGGCGGCGGCAATCGCTGGTGGAATGACGTGCTTGCGCATGGCGAAGCAAGCCGCTTCGCACGCTTCTTCGACATCGACTGGTCGCGCAAGCTCGTCCTGCCGATCCTGGGCGATCCCTTGCTCAAGGTACTGGCGGACGGACAGATCGCGGTCGAACGCCGCGACGGTCGCGCCGAGATCGTCGCGTACGGCGAACATCGCCTGCCGATCCGTGACGAGGATCAGGACGGAGCCGAAACGCAAGACCTCGCCGCCCTGCTCGACCGCCAGCATTATCGGCTGGCGTCGTGGCGTGTGTCGAACGACGAGCTCAACTGGCGGCGCTTCTTCACGATCAACGACCTGGCGGGCCTGAGGGTCGAGGACGATCTTGTTTTCGAGGAAACCCATGCGCTCTATTTCCGGCTCTACACGGAAGGGTTGATCGACGGCGTACGGATCGACCATGTCGACGGGCTGACGGACCCGATCGGCTATTGCCGCAAGCTGCGCGCCCGCTTCGACGCGATCGTGCGCGAAGACGGCAACCGCGCCTATATCGTCGTCGAAAAGATCCTCGCCGCCGAAGAGCCGATGGGCGAAAACTGGGGCGTCGACGGCACCAGCGGCTACGACTTCATGGAGGAGGTGTCCGCCCTGCTCCACGCGCCGGAAGGCACCCGCCCGCTCGCCGAGCTTTGGGCGCAGTTGAGCGGACGCTCCGACCAGTTCGCTCCGGAGGAATTGCAGGCACGGCAGGACCTGCTTGCGTGGCAATTCGCGGGGCAGATGGACCAGTGTGTTGCGGCCTTTGCATCGCTGACGACCTCTGCGTCGCAATTGGAGGGAGCGATCACCGCGGCGATGCTGCGCCGGGCGATAGAGCGGCTGCTTTGGGTATTCCCCGTCTATCGAACCTATGGTCCCGATGCGCCGTCCTTCGACGCCGCCATCCGCCAGATGGCGCGCGAGCGGGTGGAGCCGCTTCTGCCGCCGGGCGAGGCGTTCGTCGTCGACCAGATCCTCGAATGGCTCGCTGGTACCGGCCCCGGCGACCGGACGCGCCTGAAGGAGGCGGTGCGGCGGTTCCAGCAGCTTTCGGCCCCCATCGCCGCCAAGGCCGTCGAGGATACCGCCTTTTACCGCCATGCCGCTTTGCTCTCGCGCAACGATGTCGGCTTCGACGCCGGAAAGCTGAGCCTGTCGATCGCGGCTTTTCACGACCGGATGGAGGGCCGGGCGCAGCGCTTTCCGCTCGCGATGCTGACCACCGCCACCCATGACCATAAGCGCGGCGAAGATTTCCGCGCGCGCCTCGCAGTCCTGAGCGCCATGCCTGAGGATTGGCGGCATCAGGTCGAAGCATGGCGTACACAGACACTCGACCTTGCCGAAGGGGTAGACCCGGCCGACTGGTATATGCTGATCCAGACGCTGGTCGGTGCCTGGCCGGAGCCGGGCGATCTGGGCGACTTTGCCGAACGGATCACGGCCTGGCAGGAAAAGGCATTACGCGAAGCCAAGCTGCGCTCGTCCTGGGAAGCCCCCGACGCGGATTATGAGGGGCGTTGCAATCGCCTCGCAGAAATCCTGATCGACGATGAACAGGGAGCGGCCTTCCGCGAAGGCATGGCCGCATTGCTCCATCGGATCGGCCCGGCGGCTGAGGCCAACTCACTGGTGCAGGTGGCGCTGCGCTATACGGTGCCGGGCGTGCCCGATTGCTATCAGGGGACGGAGTTCGCCGACCTCAGTCTGGTCGATCCCGACAACCGGCGCCCCGTCGACTATGCCGCGCGCGAGAAGGCACTGGCGAGGGGTGATGCCCCCAAGCAGACGCTTATCGCCGATCTTCTGGACCTTCGGCGGCGGCGTCCCGACCTGTTCACCCATGGCACCTATCATCCGCTCGCGGTCACCGGGCATGGCCGCGACCGGGTCATTGCCTTCGAGCGACGGCACGGCGATGCCGTCCTGACCTGCGTGTTCGGGCTGCGGCTGGAGCCGTTGATGGACGAACGGGGTCGGATCGATTGGCGCGATACGGCCATCATCCGTGACGGCGGTGCCGCTCGTCTCGCCGATCAGCTGGCGACCAAGCCGGTCTGGTATGAGTTGCGCGCCGAGGGGGAATGA